The Prionailurus viverrinus isolate Anna chromosome C1, UM_Priviv_1.0, whole genome shotgun sequence DNA window tgggcatgaagcctacttaataaaaaaaaaaagagtgaaaaataagagtaaaaaaattgaaatctaggtataatcattaataaaaaaaaatataatcacaATAGCATCatcactatgaaaaataaataataattccttaatatcaccTAATACCTGGTCTGTGTTCAGATTTGCTTGATTGCTCTATAAAGGTCTTTTTATAGACAATTTGTTTAAGTCAGTATCCAAACAAGATTCACACATTATATTTGGTTGCTTTGTCTCAAGTGTCTCTCTCTCGTTTTGTGAGTAAGCATTAGATTGAAGAATATCATCATATTACAGTAATCCGAAgtgtacagcttgatgaattttcacataCTGATCACTTCTGTGTAATATTACCAAGATCATAAATAGAACATCACTAGTTGCCCAGAAGTTCCCTTCATGTTTTCTCCAGGCACATCCCCCTACCATGAGGATAACTGTTATGTTGactttaatttattattttaaatgtttatttatttattttgagagagagagagagagagagagagagagagaaaggcagagagagggagagagagaatcccaagcaggctctgatgtcagtgcagagcccaatgtggagatTGATCTAacaaaccaagatcatgacctgacccaaaagaGTTGGgatgcccaactggctgagccacccaggcgtccctgtcttGACTTTTAATACCataaattagttttgtttttataggaaTGGAAGCCTATAGTATATTCTCTTATGTCTAGTTCAGTTTGCTTAATATGCTTTAAAGAGTCCCTCATGATGTTGCATGATTcagtcatttgttctttttttattgctgtgtagtaTTTTATGAATATGTACAATTTATCTGTTGtacttttgataaatatttagatTGTTTGCAGTTTTTTACTCTTACATATTGTGCTGCTGTGGACTTTCTTCTGCTTGTCTTAGTGAAGTcagagtcttgttttttttttttttttcccaagagtcTTAAAATCTGTAACaactcttctttcctctcttttgtctTGCCATTCACTTGTTGAAGAAATAGGATTATTTTTCCTATAGAAAAATTCTGGAGTTTTTTACAGCATGGTTGTAGCAGTGGTTGTTTTGTTACTGTTCAGCCTTGTGTTGAAATTGTTCTGtcacctcaaaaaattaataagtgattcaaataattttgtgatttttcccttttaaaaatattccaaaggtATCTGACTTTTTAattgttacttttataataataaataatcaacATTTTAGAAACATTCCTTTTATATTCATAATGTGTTAGTAGTATATTAGTACttttgattgctttttattttataactgtgtATCGTGTTTTAAGTGAAAGTAAATAGTAATGATcttctttgtatatttcttttcataGGTTTGATATTAATATGCTATCAAAATTTTCCTTTTGCCTAGCAAATCAACATTTATATTTCAGTCCATTAATGGGAAAAATAGCTGATATTGTACACAGGAAACTGGAAACCATAGAGGACTTAAGGTAAATTTATTTTAGGTAAATATGTGGTTGGAGAGGTTCTGGGCTTTGGATGCATATACACTTAGATTGCCACTTCTTACCTATGTGACTTTAATCTCTTGAAACTTTAGtatccttatctataaaatagtactactggggcacctgggtggcttagtcagctaagtgtctgacttcggctcaggtcacgatctcgtggtttgtgagttcgagccctgtgttgagctctgtgctgacagcttggagcctggagcctgcttcagcctgcctctcccctgcctaccctctgtctctctctcaaaaataaataaacatttaaaaaattaaaaaaaaaatagtactaccTTGCATCTGCTTTGCAATGTTGCTGTGGGAAAGTGTAAACATGATATTGTTTACACATGTAAAGTGTAACATGATATTGTTGAGATCTGTGAAAGATTTGAGATTTTACTTTacttgcaagctaacaagttTGCCTGCCCTCagtgatctcatttaaccttaattaccttcccaaagaccctgtctccaaatatagttaCATTGGAGGTTAGGACTTTAATATATGGAGCTTGGGAGAGGACACAGTTCAGTCTATAGCATACATCAGTGTCCATAGCAGCATTAGTTCGAAtagtcaaaaggtagaaataacctaaatgtccatttgattgatgaatggacagtcaaaatgtggtacatacctacaatgggatattatttagccttaaaaaggaaggaaattctgacatgctacaacatggatgacattatactgagtgaaataagccagacacaagaggacAAAtattatgattccacttatatgaactcctaaagtagtcaaattcataaaaatagaaagtagaatggttaTTGCTAAAGGCTGGCGGGGGTGAAGAATTGAGAGTTACTATTCAAATGGCCAAGGAGTTTTAGtttgagaagatgaaaaagtCCTATAGGTAGGTGGTGGTAATAGTTGTATaacaatgtgaaaatatttattatcactGAATGGtatgattaaaaatgtttaaaatggtaggggcacctggctggttcagttggttaagtgtccaacttcggctcagctcatgatctcaccatttgtgggttcgagccccacgttgggttctgtgctgacagctcagagccgggaacctgttttggattctgtgtctccctctctctctgcctctcctctgcttgtgctctgtctctctctctctctctctctctctctctctctctctctctctctctctctcaaaaataaacattaaaataatggtGGTATATTTTACACCATTACAGTGGTATATTTTATGCTCTCTCTGTTTTCACACCCATACACCAAAGTAACTTGTAAAAGCCGAGACAATTAAAATcagtgtaaatttttttaagtgtaaaaaatTCCTATAGACTCCATTGAGAATCTAGTCAAATCTTTGGACATTTCCCTACTCCAAACtacaattacaaataaatatacagttttaaaaaatcatttcagggGGTTTTATGGTTAAGTGAAATAGCAATGATAGGTTACTAATTAATGTTAGCATTAAACATTTGAGTAGGGAAGCCAGAGATTGTACAACtgagttttttaatttaatataaaaatttttatttaagtttgtttatattagagagagagagagagacagagagagtgagtgggggaagggcagagagagagggagagggagaatcccaaaccggctccacactgtcagcacatagcccaatgtggggcttgaactcaccaaccatgagatcatgactagaaccaaaaccaagggtcggatgcttaatggactgagccacctaggcgcctcacaactgggtttttaaaatatattttattgaaaatgttgaagaaatttggaaacaaaaataaatgtaaataatttccCTATCCTAATGattgagatatttttatatttacattttcatgtcTTTTCTGTAGATATTTTCTAATGATCATCCCCAAACATTTGttgtatgtattttacattttgcattCCTTATTCATTTTGGGTGCATTATGATGCTTTATATTTgtagttttctgattttttttttaaaatcagcttcacacccagcatagagcccaacgtggggcttgaactcatgaccctgagatcaagacctgagctgagatcaagagtttggatgcttaactgactgagccactcaggctcagTTTTTGTATTGTGTAACACCTGCGTTTTGAAAGCAGGAACTTCACCTTTGTAATTTTGATGTCTTCCTTAATAACTGGAAGAGTTATGTtccttaaaagtattttttggtGAAGAAATATTAAATGCTGCCAGAAGTTCAGTACTTACTGTCATATATTGCTATCTGTCTAGCATGAggcattaaaaaatgtgaaatcattTATTAGTAAGAAACATTTTGCCAAGTTTTTTTTTAGTAAGATACAGATATACAGAGAAAGGGGCAACAAAGCGAAGTCTacttccaaaaatataaaatgagactTTTAATGGTGCATTCATAGGCATTTGGTCCAAAGTGATTTCTGAGTGaatttcactgaaatattttccttcaagGCAGTTATCTATAGAATGAGATATTATACACACTCAACAAAAGATATTATTtcgatgtatttttttttgttttaaatctaaaGGCATTTAATTACTAGATGTGTGTTCAAGTCCCGTaagtaaaggaaaaattttgTGGTATAAAACCTGTAATATTTTAACTAGTTCTCTTCCATATCTAATCATTTAgtcttagaattgttttttattcttaaataatgtaaaaatctttgcatttgtttcctttttaggTCCTTGTCTATATTGATGGTCAACATATCTTCTTTAATATCACAACATTTTCAAGACCaattagtgaacaaaacagaacatcTTTTTGATACCATAGATTCTTCCCAGGTCAACGTTGCAAGAAGAATAGTAAAATTTCTTCgaaatattaaatatagttaTTACCCACTATTAGAAAGGTGTAATACGGTATTTTTAAGCAATATGAACCACCTTGATTTGGACTCCATCAGTAAAATACTTAGTCTATATCACTCTCTACAGTTTCATAGttttgaatttgttaaaatggctaaaaagAGGCTAACTGAAATGATTTCTCTGTTCAATCACCCTCATAGCTTTGTAAAACTGTTTGTAGCATTGGGACCCATGGCAGGACCTGAAGAAAAGGAACAGTAAGTTTGGctaaaaatgctttgtttttcttgttgagACTCTGTGGGGCCTTGCAAGCTTAGACCTCCTTGCAGTTCTAGAAGGCACAGATGTCACCCCCATGCAGTCCTGGAAGGGAGAATGATCTCTTATGTCGGCTCCTTGATGCTTTCTCTGAATGTTCTAATTTACATCTCTACTGCTAAATTCTACTGCTAGTCTACTGCTAAATTCTGAGAAAGGGCCAATGACTTCCTGGTGGTGGCGAACCCAAAGGATGAGGGAGATGGATATTCTCTGTGGAGAATGCCGCTTAAGtgcttttattcttccttcctggGCCATTTGATAGGCTTTACACACAGGTATAAGACTCTCCCACCCCCAGTATAGGGTGTGGAATATTCAGAATTATATTAGTGCTAACAATGGACCATTCTTTGCTTTGTGATCCTCACATTTGTCATCAAAGGCATTTCTTAAGCACCTTGGTAAGTGTTCCCTTGCTAGGTTGGAGTGAATTTTATCTATctcctatctttaaaaaatttgcagTTTTGCCTGACACTGATGTAGATAGGACTATTTCAGATataaagatgagcaaacattAAGTTAATGAATGATTACTAGGTATGAGCCAAGAGATAAGTACGATTAGTAGGTTCAGTTAAGCAGGGGTTCCAGGAGTTGGATAATAGAGGTATCTGCATCATTATTACTCTGTTAGCAAAGGACACACAAGGagagttttaattttaagagtcCTGTGAATTATATGAAgacatttaagacattttaagaGACTGTATGAAGATGGGAACAAGATGATTACTTAAAAAGCttttattggaattttttttttaattatttatttttggtcactAAGTATTGTTGGAATCTCATATTCTAAAGCAGTACAGAAGTTGAATTTAACTGGGCGCCTGCCTTCAAGCAGTTTATATTCCAATTGGAAGGatagaaatgtatatataattgaaTTACATAAATACCACGATACTGCAATATAGTTATGAATAAGTACTCAAATTAGTGATTATAGATAGTAgacaggaaaatgaaagaaaaatatagagacAATAAATGACTGGGCAAAGCTTTGAGGAGAAGCTGGATTTGAAAATGTTTGATAAGGTTGATGAAAAGGATGGTGTAGAGCTATCCAATATGAATAATTCTAAATTATTCTAAAAGATACAGTTATATATAGATAGTTGTATTAGTGTGCAATTTTGGATGGTTTCAAAATGGATCATCTTTGTAAATTTTCAGTTTATAGTGTCACAGCAAGTATTTAGTAGGTAAGATTTCTGTTAATATGCAGGTATATTGACTTCCTGATCAGATCTTACTCAATTTAGAATAATTGGGATATTGTTAGAATGCCAGTTTTTAATTCTTTAGCTCTATAGTCCTGAATTTCActggattattgtattttataatcattataactttatcttatttgaaaatcagtttaaaaaccttttgtctgtattttttaagagacagttTAAGATTAGATTGTACTGAAGCCTAATTCCTTTGATGAAAacagtatatttttctttattcaattatatttatattatcccCTGTTAGGTGGGGAGAAAATTGGAATTATATATagaattcagtttttgtttatatttttttgttaccTCAgaactgttatttaaaaaaaaacacaaaactttcaTAGGCTTCATCAGTTAGTCaacataaaagtatttttcttttcttctagactTAAATCAACTATATTATTAATGTCAGAGGAGCTAACCAGCCAGCAAGCCTTGGCAGTGATGGGAGCAATGGAAGAGATGGAAAGCAGAAATTCACATCTGAATAAAAAGTAGTCTTTCCTGAAATTCATGGCCTTATCTTTAGTTGTCATTCAtaagtaactatttttttttttgaggatgccttattttttttctataatttagcTGTTGGTTTTGAAGAAATAAGGAATTAACACTTAAGGCATTGTTTATTAAACAGCTTGTTTTTTAAGgtagagatttttaaattgtctATAGTATTTTTCACTTCATTTGCTGCTATTGTTATTCTCAAGCCAGAACATTTTAGTCTTGGAAAGTGGAGGTCATCTATGTGAACTTGATTTGTTTCATACCACAGTTGTTACCTTGAAATCATACCTCCATATATTGTCTTTCTTTTACttgaaatttaagaagaaaaaaaatacatagttcaGATATATACTTAATGTTTTATTATCAATTAtatgttcctttttaaagtatTCCTTATGCCCCATTTCTTGGCgcatttctcattgtttttaatcAGTTCCATTAGAGGGCCAGTGGATTTAAGGAAGAGAATTAAATCAGTTTTGGTAATTGTTAGTAAATCCTGATAaagatttcttttgggggaagATGTGGAATTTGATGGCtgttttctgagttctttttaatttagaaagtgaAACTTTATGCTTTTCcctcctattattattttttaaatatttatttatttattttgagagagagagagagagagagagagagaatgagagaattcTCACACaagtagggaaagggcagagagagagggagtcagtgTAGAgccggcgtggggctcaaactcacgaaccacgacatcatgactagagccaaaatcgagtcagatgcttaactgagcaaTCAAGGCGCCCTCCTCCTCTtactattaataattaaatattatttcattcacaCTTCATTGATAGCTCTTATATCATTCTATTTTGTTGTTTACATTTCTGTCACCTTCTTGAGATAGCTGTTCAAGAACAGAAaaccttattttattcattcctctAAAGCAGTGTATGTCTGGCATGAAAGAGCtcctcagtaaatgtttaataaataagtgaatgaatttttaatatattttatcattctttttagaATTGCTTCAATTCTGCATAAACATTTGGATAACTATAAACCGATAGAGTTATTGAAGATAACTCGAGCactgatttttctccattttcaaaataaagagctttttGTGAAACTCAGAGAATTACTGCATAGGTAAGGTTAAAATcgaagtgtttatttattttataatctagaCTCAACATCTGTTTTGCTTGATTACATAGAGAGTTGGAACTTTTGGAGGCAGAATTAAGTggcttattatttaaaatgttaacacaCTTGTCTCCTCCAATACCCATTTTGCAAGTGCTCGTGCTtggtatattttgaaatgaagCCAGTAGGGCGAGGAGTTCCCTAGGGCATGAATAACGGCAAAAGCCAAGGCATTTTCCTTTCATGCAGGAATAGAATAACTACGAAAAATTGGAGCTGCCCAACAAGGCAAAACTCCATTTGGGAGCATTCATATTTAGGGGCGTTCAGTCTGCTTACTTGCCTATTTTAAGGCGTGTTAGATTGTCTTACgacatattaaatttttttaatttctactttttaaaataagatattaaGAATAATATTACTTACAAAAgcatttttgtatataatttaacattttctgcttttctatggatataacatttgtatttcAACTAGGAAGTTAGTTAGTTTTCCATTGATGTTTATGGAAATGGAGCCAAAATGgagttttccattaaaatttttttattttaatgatcaGAATAATGTCTTGAGTGAAACTAAAGCTAGATTAatctttttctcctccatttttctATACTAGTTTGATTTAGTTTGATTTAGTTTGATTCCTGGAAGACCAGACATGGGATTCTATGCGATTAATCAAAAGACTGGCACGTagttcaaaatgatttttattataataaaggtATATGCTGTTAAGGTTCAGAAGGATTTGAACTGAAGAATAAGAGGTGGCACTTTATCAGGTGAAAATTTAGGTTAATAGGTATGTTAGTAGAAAGTTCACTCTTTTCTTGAAGAAATAACTTCCTTCTTATCAAGGTATTAATATGCAGGATTATTGTTTCCTCACCCTTTTCACATATAGCATGGACTTTTATTAGCCTCTGAATGAAGAATTTTATGTTCTAAATTTTCATAAACTGACCCAGGGACATGGTTTATTTGGTCTGcacaatttaacttttttaaaaagttaaattatagaATACCTTTTGCCTCTAGGTAtgttaacagaaaaataagagcagAAGTGGGATCATACAAGGGGATTCCACTTTACCtgtgatgttttatttcctttatagaaTGACTTGAAGCAAATATGACAATGTTAAAATTTAGTAACTCTGAGTAGGGATGGCCCTTATATGTctctgtaatttaaaattttatccaaaCCCTAATTGGGAGATGTTGTATGAAAATCATAGGTGCTCACTTTCCCCTATTTCAGTGCAAGCAATATTAAGTAGATGTTGGAAGGAACACAATTTAATTGAACTATTCACATAGATGTTTATACAAATAGCTCCTGAAACCATTCAGAGAACACAGGGAATTGATCTACTAGAATAATGTTGGTttttggtggctttttttttttttttttactatattgaaATATAATGTACATTTCTCCTCATTACTCTGCTTCCCCTGTCTCCCAGATTAACTGCTACACTTAGTTCTAACTGCATGGATtagtttttcctattttgtgtctggcttcttttggcTCAATATTATGTTTATGAGATTTACCCATGTTTTTGTTGTATGGTATTCTCTTTGTaagaatataacaaaaatatttttattcattctataagcGGTGGatattttgtttccagtttttggctattatgaatagtgctgttGAATATCCTCATACATATCTTTTAGTAGATATATGTATGCACTTCTGTAGATATTTACCAAGGATTGTAATTGTTGGTTCATAGATTAAATATATGTTCATCCTCAGTAGATCCTGGTAAATGGTTTTCTAGAGTATctgtaccagtttatattcccaccagcagaatGTGAGCATTCCTATTCCACGTCCCTGCCAAcacttgtatatttttattttctaattttagccATACTGGTGGGTATGTGGTGATATTATAAgtgaacacacatgcacatgtaagTTTTGGAATTTGAGGAACTATTTCCAGGAAAAACATCAAGTGGAGGTTGAAGAGATTGTATCTGTTGGGAGTTTACTTTTAGACAAGTATCACAAGGTTGGCAAATGTTGAGAGTTCTATCTCCTAGGTCAATTCTGCAGACAGATAAAGTTTTTCCCTTTACATAAAagggtgtatttattttttgtggctctaagaataaaatattcatttagtaCTAATTGAGTACCTactttgtgtcaggcactgggccAAACATTGTATAacaattattttggaaattttggaaaagagaaaaaagtataaagaagaaaatacaaatcattcCTAAACTCATTCATCCACTGACAACAgtttgtgatatatatacatttgtgatAATACttacacatgtgtgtataaatttttttccctccactatagatgctggagaggatgtggagaaatgggaaccctcttgcactgttggtgggaatgcaaattggtgcagccactctggaaaacagtgtggaggttcctcagaaaattaaaaatagaactaccctatgacccagcaatagcactgctaggaatttacccaagggatacaggagtactgatgcataggggcacttgtaccccaatgtttatagcagcactctcaacaatagccaagctatggaaagagcctaaatgtccatcaactgatgaatggataaagaaattgtggtttatatacacaatggagtaccacatggcaatgagaaagaatgaaatatggccctttgtagcaacatggatggaactggagagtgtgatgctaagtgaaataagccatacagagaaagacagatatcatatgttttcactcttatgtggatcctgagaaacttaacagaaacccatgggggaggggaaggaaaaaaaaaagaggttagagagggagagagccaaagcataagagactcttaaaaactgagaacaaactgagggtcgatggggggtgggagggaggggagggtgggtgatgggtattgaggagggcaccttttgggatgagcactgggtgttgtatggaaaccaatttgacaataaatttcatatattgaaaaaaaaattttttgtcccTCCTAGTTGAGATTAGTTTTgtattcccccccaccccccgccttaaCCTTACCCACTTGGCGTTTTCTCACATCATTTAGAACtatttgtaaatcttttttttttttttttttttttttttaatttttttttcaacgtttttttattttatttttgggacagagagagacagagcatgaacgggggaggggcagagagagagggagacacagaatcggaaacaggctccaggctctgagccatcagcgcagagcctgacgcggggctcgaactcacggaccgtgagatagtgacctggctgaagtcggacgcttaaccgactgcgccacccaggcgcccctgtaaatctTTTTAATGACTGGATATTACCTATCATATGACTGTATCATAATTCACTTAAGTGTTCCCTCATtgaatatttagtttttaaattttagccatgtAAAAATATGATGAATTAACATAACACAAATCTTTGCTAGCgtcttacttatttttctttcataatcctatatatttaaaaaattaaaaaaatttttaatgtttatttattattgagagagagagtgagagagacagagaatgaataggggaggggcagagagagagggagacacataattcaaagcaggcttcaggctctgagctgtcagcccagagcccgatgcagggctcgaacccatgaactgtgagatcatgactcaagccgaagttggatgcttaaccaactgagccacccaggagccccaaaatagGTTCACATTTGCCcacattttagtttattttcttagtCTAGTTTCCTAGACAGGAATTGACCATGTCAAATGATATTGTTGCTTTTTAGGTTTAAAATGCCTGTGTTGATGCACCCTTTCTAGCACTGactattatgattattttaatatgctaatttaatattttaaaaagtagctcaacaactttgttttaatttagatttGATTTTTTCTTCTAGTACGTCTAAGCCAAAAGAGTCTttaaaagttctcagttttttatttgcaatttaaCAACTGCTGTCCTGGTGGCAAGACTCTTACTTTGGGGGTGAGACTGTTATCATGGGAATTTGGGGAAAAAGGAGTAGAAAATGGGGTCACTTGTatgttctgtgttttctgttttttttaaggttggaCTTCCTATATAGCAGAAGTGGGAAGGGAACTAGTGTTACTGAGTGATCACAGTATGGCAGGGCCTGTGCTAGGTCATACCAGCTCCTGACAGGTCAGACCAAACTTTGAGCCCAAAATCTGTCACAAGCAACAGCACTGGAAACATTGTTCTGACACTGATCTTTGGTTTGCTAGGGACTATGGTTTCATTTTTGTGTAAAATATTTGGGATGTGCCTTAGAAAATCTTAGGACTTCTCTTAGTAATCCTTTGTGGACCTGTCATCTTTGAATTTATCTAACTCTTCTTAAACTAACTTGTATTTTAAGCCTACCACatctattaattataataataattatatattcagactttaaatatatttcattattgttgatgatttattaattttgttcttttcattttctcccccttcctttaTAGTTATTTGAAAATTAGTGTTATACCTAGTGAGATTTCCATCCTGGTCTATGCCCTTTCCATTCTTCCATCTCCTTACCTAGATGAAGTGGAGGTATCTCGAATTGAAGCAGTTTTACCACAATGTGACCTAACTGACCTGAATAGTTTCGCCACATCTGTTTTAAGATGGATTCATTATGATCGCACATATCTGGATAATACTACTGGGAAACAGCTGAAACTACTTCAAAAACTAGATCACTATGGTCTTCAGAGACTACAGAAGTGTACCAATTTGAATCTGTTATGGGAAGAACTTAAATCTTTAAAAGGAGACTGGTTTGCTGAGTCACTTCTTGAAGAAACAGTTGCTACTTTACACCGTTTGATGGatgaaattaattacaaaaatgtgGCTGAGATTGCATCTTTTCTTTCTAGAACTAACTACCTCAGTACTTTGCTACTTGATAGGATAGCTTCGGTGGTCCTTCAGCAGACTGAAAAGGTGAAATTGAGTTTTATGTAGTTGTCAGTTTCTAAAAGAATAAGTTCATCGTAAGTACTTTGAGAACTTAATTGgaatttgaagtttaaaaattaaatcctagTGTCTGGTGCCACAGTTTGTTCTTCCTCTAAAGTTTCTTCCTCCTGCAGTATAGATTTGGGGAGATTAGCAGTCATCTTTTGGTTCACTACAATGTTTTTAGGATCTGTAGTCAACTTTCATTGTCTAGAAGGAAATACTTAATAGTAGTTGTATTAGGAAATGGAgtatgaatgatttttattttctttttattttctataatccTGTAATATTACTTTTACTAAGAACGACTCCATTCAAAAGCCCAAatgtgaaaaatgagaaaaatataagcTGTACACTGACTTGTGTATTCTTAAATTGTCAGTGTGTTTTCTTACAGATTTGTTTCTGGAACTTACTTGTAAAATGTTGCTTTTTGGATTATGTGAGAAGAAGCTCACTTATTAAAATCTCTTGTATATATCAGATAAGGCTTTTACTTATAAGACAATATTTctcccaaattaaaataaaaatctgttgtaCCTGACAATCATTAAGTtttggatgaatgagtgaataatgaaattaaaaaatgaatcaatgaaagaaaaataaatgctaatgatTATAAACTAATTAGCTTCCTTAATTACATTATATGATGGGTCTCTATAATGCGCTGATAGGATGGAAATTAGTGATACTATTTCCTATTCATTTTAATGACTAATGAATCCTGGAATAGGTTTTACACCtaa harbors:
- the FASTKD1 gene encoding FAST kinase domain-containing protein 1, mitochondrial isoform X1, which encodes MLRLRAVCPFSWRAFQFRSCSCKPLITEMVKCTNEGQIFDLIQKSKAILSEKQVECAFNILWQFQKQKTSFLKNVECVRDHPQFITLHNLATSQTEFMNDDTLVNVLYLTQQCATETHDLLVEALVTEAWRRLERFDINMLSKFSFCLANQHLYFSPLMGKIADIVHRKLETIEDLRSLSILMVNISSLISQHFQDQLVNKTEHLFDTIDSSQVNVARRIVKFLRNIKYSYYPLLERCNTVFLSNMNHLDLDSISKILSLYHSLQFHSFEFVKMAKKRLTEMISLFNHPHSFVKLFVALGPMAGPEEKEQLKSTILLMSEELTSQQALAVMGAMEEMESRNSHLNKKIASILHKHLDNYKPIELLKITRALIFLHFQNKELFVKLRELLHSYLKISVIPSEISILVYALSILPSPYLDEVEVSRIEAVLPQCDLTDLNSFATSVLRWIHYDRTYLDNTTGKQLKLLQKLDHYGLQRLQKCTNLNLLWEELKSLKGDWFAESLLEETVATLHRLMDEINYKNVAEIASFLSRTNYLSTLLLDRIASVVLQQTEKIHPFAILPIILPFSILNYDPPQSDEFFGICVQHLNSYLSVLDPLMLVFLGFSLATLEYFPEDLLQAIFNIKFLAKMDSQLELLCSSLSMRVQLRLMELNRAVCLECPEYQIPWFHDRFCQQQYNKDTGSMNGAQQQIYKMLAEVLGGTNYVKASVLTPYYHKIDFECILDKRKKPLPYGSNNITLGKLPEMHWESNTQITGSTLPPGAERIALEFLDSRAFCRNIPHLKGKSAMKKRHLEILGYRVIQIPHFEWNSMALSTKEARMDYLRECIFGEGKS